Proteins from a genomic interval of Rubinisphaera italica:
- a CDS encoding RNA polymerase sigma factor, whose protein sequence is METSVSLLDALRVGTDQQAWSKMVELYAPFIRQWLRVKGAAAHDIDDIVQDVLSVVLRRLPEFEKQPHSGAFRGWLRTITVNTIRNHWRKQNKHPTATGGSDFLSMINELEDPHSQISKLWDLEHNTHVTRYLLDKVESQFQPKTWQAFLQFAIEGNPATQVADRLGISENAVFIAKSRVMAELRKQGAGLID, encoded by the coding sequence ATGGAAACCTCGGTCAGTTTACTCGATGCATTGCGTGTCGGAACAGACCAGCAAGCCTGGTCGAAGATGGTCGAGTTATACGCCCCGTTTATCCGTCAATGGTTGCGTGTCAAAGGCGCGGCAGCGCATGATATTGATGATATTGTTCAGGATGTTTTAAGCGTAGTATTGCGGCGGCTTCCAGAATTTGAAAAACAACCGCATAGCGGCGCGTTTCGGGGTTGGTTGAGGACGATCACGGTCAATACGATTCGCAATCACTGGAGGAAACAAAACAAACATCCCACTGCGACTGGAGGTTCGGATTTTCTATCCATGATCAACGAACTGGAAGATCCGCACAGCCAGATTAGCAAACTCTGGGATCTGGAACATAATACCCATGTCACTCGATATTTGCTCGATAAAGTGGAATCTCAGTTTCAGCCAAAGACATGGCAGGCGTTCCTGCAATTTGCTATCGAAGGCAATCCGGCTACTCAGGTGGCCGATAGGTTGGGGATCAGTGAAAATGCGGTTTTCATTGCCAAATCACGTGTGATGGCCGAACTCCGCAAACAGGGTGCCGGCCTGATTGATTGA